One part of the Pseudemcibacter aquimaris genome encodes these proteins:
- a CDS encoding DUF1624 domain-containing protein produces the protein MTQSISSNATDQRSYRLSNIDMVRGLVLLIMAIDHTRDFFMVGGFALPLSQPDIGPALYFTRWITHFCAPAFVFLAGTSIGLMEGRKTKTEIRNFLIKRGLWLLFVEIAIISTALSFRPLGEAAMGGLTIAFIQVIWVMGIAMLILAFFQYLGARVCLFTGIAIIIFQHLLDPIWPLGSMGSGNDPFWLFLHGRGSHALGPFYVMNMYPLLAWVGVMLLGYGAAYIFKKEPSSRDKYLMKVGIISIALFIILRALDIYGEPNPWQIQEQGLLATFFDFMHVSKYPPSFLFLLITLGPVAIICALADKWTGWIKDTLVMFGRVPFAFYVAHFYLIHTLSILFGLYQGFEIGQMTRFFFLYPPTYGTDLVGVYAVWILVIATLYPFCKWVAHVKARRKDWWLSYL, from the coding sequence ATGACACAATCAATCAGTTCTAACGCAACCGATCAAAGATCATATCGGTTAAGCAACATCGACATGGTCAGGGGATTAGTTCTTTTGATCATGGCAATTGACCACACCAGGGATTTTTTCATGGTTGGTGGCTTTGCCTTACCATTATCACAGCCGGATATCGGCCCTGCCCTTTATTTCACGCGTTGGATCACGCATTTCTGTGCCCCTGCGTTTGTGTTTCTGGCGGGTACATCCATTGGATTAATGGAAGGGCGCAAAACAAAGACGGAAATCCGTAACTTCCTGATTAAACGGGGGTTATGGTTATTATTCGTGGAAATCGCGATTATATCAACGGCCCTTTCCTTTCGCCCACTTGGTGAAGCGGCCATGGGCGGCTTAACCATTGCCTTTATTCAAGTGATCTGGGTAATGGGGATTGCGATGTTAATCCTTGCCTTTTTCCAATATCTGGGGGCACGGGTATGTTTATTCACTGGTATCGCCATCATCATATTCCAACATTTGCTTGATCCCATTTGGCCGCTTGGTTCCATGGGCAGCGGCAATGACCCGTTTTGGTTATTCCTGCATGGGCGTGGCTCGCACGCACTTGGGCCTTTTTACGTGATGAATATGTATCCGCTACTTGCGTGGGTCGGTGTTATGTTGTTGGGCTATGGTGCGGCATACATATTTAAAAAAGAACCATCATCACGCGATAAATATTTGATGAAAGTGGGCATCATTTCCATTGCGTTATTCATCATTTTACGCGCGCTTGATATATACGGCGAACCAAACCCATGGCAGATACAGGAACAGGGATTACTGGCGACATTTTTTGATTTTATGCATGTCAGCAAATATCCGCCAAGCTTTCTGTTTCTTCTAATCACGCTTGGGCCGGTGGCAATTATTTGTGCGCTTGCGGATAAATGGACAGGATGGATTAAAGACACACTTGTTATGTTTGGCCGGGTTCCGTTCGCTTTTTATGTGGCGCATTTTTACCTGATTCACACATTAAGCATCCTATTCGGTCTTTATCAGGGATTTGAAATCGGACAAATGACCCGTTTCTTCTTCCTCTATCCGCCCACATATGGCACCGATCTTGTTGGTGTTTATGCGGTTTGGATACTCGTGATCGCCACGCTTTACCCGTTCTGTAAGTGGGTTGCACACGTTAAGGCACGGCGCAAGGACTGGTGGCTTAGCTATCTATAA
- a CDS encoding DsbA family protein, translating to MTSTLYYIHDPMCSWCYGFAPTWQKIMDQLPDDIAVEYVVGGLAPDSDEPMPEATTRMVKGAWHKINEMLGTEFNFDFWENNTPRRSTYPACRAVLAARAQGYEKEMIAAIQTAYYRHALNPSDDHVLIGLADELSMGIEKFKSDLNSDEINQELMGQIMLSRKLTHRGFPSLVLAHNGNHHFIEHDYLDADVTLSKVDKIIS from the coding sequence ATGACATCAACCCTATATTATATTCATGATCCAATGTGCAGCTGGTGTTATGGCTTTGCGCCCACATGGCAAAAAATCATGGATCAATTACCGGATGACATTGCCGTTGAATATGTTGTCGGTGGCCTCGCCCCCGATAGCGATGAACCAATGCCTGAAGCAACCACTCGGATGGTTAAGGGCGCATGGCATAAAATCAATGAAATGCTTGGCACAGAATTTAATTTTGATTTTTGGGAAAATAACACCCCCAGACGGTCAACATACCCCGCCTGCCGCGCCGTCCTCGCCGCCCGTGCGCAAGGTTACGAAAAAGAAATGATCGCCGCCATTCAAACGGCCTATTACAGACACGCATTAAACCCGTCCGATGATCATGTCTTAATCGGACTGGCTGATGAATTATCAATGGGCATAGAAAAATTTAAATCAGACCTAAATTCTGATGAGATCAATCAAGAACTCATGGGGCAAATCATGCTATCCCGAAAATTAACCCACCGCGGCTTTCCATCACTGGTCCTCGCCCATAACGGAAACCATCATTTCATTGAACATGATTATTTGGATGCGGATGTGACGCTTTCGAAGGTTGATAAAATTATATCCTAA
- a CDS encoding single-stranded DNA-binding protein: MAGSVNKVILVGNLGRDPEIRHTNDGSPIAQLSIATSDSWKDRATGERRERTEWHRVVIFNENLCKIAEQYLRKGSKVYVEGALQTRKWTDQSGVEKYTTEIVLQRFNGVLTMLDGRNEGGGFGGGDNGGFNQDSGGFGGGSGGGMGGGGSAPASGGSDFDDDIPF, translated from the coding sequence ATGGCGGGGAGCGTAAATAAAGTAATTCTGGTGGGTAATTTGGGACGTGATCCTGAAATCAGGCACACCAATGACGGTTCACCAATTGCGCAATTAAGCATTGCCACATCCGATAGCTGGAAAGACCGCGCCACTGGCGAACGTCGTGAACGCACAGAATGGCACCGTGTGGTGATTTTTAACGAAAATCTTTGTAAAATCGCGGAACAATATCTGCGTAAAGGATCAAAGGTTTACGTGGAAGGCGCACTTCAAACCCGTAAGTGGACGGACCAAAGCGGCGTTGAAAAATACACGACAGAAATCGTACTGCAACGCTTTAACGGTGTGCTAACCATGCTTGACGGCCGTAACGAAGGCGGCGGCTTTGGTGGCGGCGACAATGGCGGCTTTAACCAAGACAGCGGCGGATTCGGTGGTGGATCTGGCGGCGGAATGGGCGGCGGCGGTTCTGCCCCGGCAAGCGGCGGCAGCGATTTCGACGACGACATTCCGTTCTAG
- the uvrA gene encoding excinuclease ABC subunit UvrA has translation MLTKISVRGAKEHNLKSVDVDIPRDKLVVITGLSGSGKSSLAFDTIYAEGQRRYVESLSAYARQFLEMMQKPDADHIEGLSPAISIEQKTTSRNPRSTVGTVTEVYDYMRLLYARIGVPYSPTTGLPITSQTVSQMVDRVMELEEGTRLFLLAPIVRGRKGEYRKEFMELLKAGFQRVKVDGEFYEIEDVPDLNKKIKHDIEVVVDRLVVREGLETRLADSMETALNLTDGLAVVEEATKDGAEGERILFSAKFACPVSGFTIEEIEPRLFSFNNPFGACPTCDGLGEKLYFDPELVVPDKSLALTEGALAPWGKSNSPYYAQTLESIAKHYRFKTNTPWNKLSKKHQDVLLFGSGDEEIEISYNSDNIKDYKVKKTFEGVIGNIKRRWRETDSNMMREELAKYQSSTTCDACDGHRLKQEALAVKIDGKHISEITELSVRKSLEWFTNLSDKLSDKDNEIASRVLKEITERLGFLNNVGLEYLNLSRTSGTLSGGESQRIRLASQIGSGLTGVLYVLDEPSIGLHQRDNDRLLQTLSNLRDMGNTVLVVEHDEEAIMTADHVIDMGPGAGVHGGEVVAQGTPKQIMKSKKSLTGKYLSGELSIAVPSERRKGHMAGKKRKEIVVKGATGNNLKNVTAKFPLGVMTCITGVSGSGKSTLTIDTLYKAVARKINRSRVVPGKHEDITGLEFIDKIVEIDQSPIGRTPRSNPATYTGAFTPIRDWFAGLPEAKSRGYKPGRFSFNVKGGRCEACQGDGVIKIEMHFLPDVYVKCDVCEGKRYNRETLEIKFKGKSISDVLDMTVEDGLEFFSAIPSVRDKIKMMQKVGLDYIKIGQAATTLSGGEAQRVKLSKELSKRSTGRTLYILDEPTTGLHFEDIKKLLEVIQALVDKGNTVIIIEHNLDVIKTADWILDIGPEGGSGGGQIIAEGTPEDVAKVKNSYTGQYLANIL, from the coding sequence ATGCTCACCAAAATTTCCGTGCGCGGGGCAAAAGAACATAACCTTAAATCCGTCGATGTGGACATTCCCCGTGACAAACTGGTGGTGATAACCGGTCTTTCGGGTTCGGGTAAATCGTCACTGGCGTTTGATACCATTTATGCCGAAGGGCAACGCAGATACGTGGAAAGCCTTTCTGCCTATGCGCGCCAATTCCTTGAAATGATGCAAAAGCCGGACGCCGATCATATTGAGGGACTATCGCCCGCCATTTCCATTGAACAAAAAACCACGTCCCGCAACCCGCGTTCCACCGTCGGCACGGTGACCGAAGTTTACGATTACATGCGTTTATTATATGCGCGCATTGGTGTTCCTTATTCCCCCACGACGGGTCTTCCAATCACCAGCCAGACGGTTAGTCAGATGGTAGACCGTGTAATGGAGCTGGAGGAAGGCACGCGTTTATTCCTGCTCGCGCCCATTGTACGGGGACGTAAGGGCGAATATAGAAAAGAATTCATGGAACTGTTAAAGGCAGGTTTTCAACGGGTTAAGGTCGACGGTGAATTTTACGAAATCGAAGATGTTCCCGATTTAAATAAGAAAATCAAACATGATATCGAAGTTGTGGTGGACCGCCTTGTGGTGCGTGAAGGGTTAGAAACCCGCCTCGCCGATAGTATGGAAACCGCGCTTAATTTAACAGATGGCCTCGCGGTTGTTGAAGAAGCGACAAAGGACGGCGCGGAAGGGGAACGCATTTTATTTTCCGCTAAATTCGCATGCCCCGTTTCCGGCTTTACAATTGAGGAAATCGAACCAAGGCTATTTTCTTTTAATAACCCGTTTGGCGCCTGCCCGACCTGTGACGGACTTGGTGAAAAATTATATTTTGATCCTGAACTTGTTGTGCCGGATAAGTCGCTGGCGTTAACCGAAGGGGCACTTGCGCCGTGGGGCAAATCCAATTCGCCATATTACGCGCAAACGCTTGAAAGTATTGCTAAACATTATAGATTTAAAACCAACACACCATGGAATAAGCTTTCCAAAAAGCATCAGGATGTCCTGCTGTTCGGTAGCGGTGATGAAGAAATCGAGATTTCCTATAACAGTGACAACATCAAAGATTATAAGGTCAAGAAAACCTTCGAAGGGGTGATTGGCAACATCAAACGTCGCTGGCGGGAAACCGACAGTAATATGATGCGTGAAGAGCTTGCGAAATATCAATCATCGACCACCTGTGATGCCTGTGATGGCCACCGATTAAAGCAAGAAGCCTTAGCGGTCAAAATCGACGGTAAACACATTAGCGAAATCACCGAACTTTCGGTGCGTAAATCATTGGAATGGTTCACAAATCTTTCGGACAAGCTGTCCGATAAAGATAATGAAATTGCCAGCCGTGTGCTTAAAGAAATAACAGAACGTCTTGGTTTCTTAAATAATGTCGGCCTTGAATATCTGAACCTTAGCCGCACATCAGGCACCCTTTCCGGCGGCGAAAGCCAGCGTATTCGCCTCGCTAGCCAGATCGGTTCCGGCTTAACGGGTGTTTTATACGTGCTTGATGAACCGTCAATCGGCCTTCATCAACGCGATAATGACCGGTTATTACAAACATTATCGAACCTGCGCGATATGGGTAATACAGTGCTGGTGGTGGAACATGACGAAGAAGCGATCATGACCGCCGACCATGTCATTGATATGGGCCCGGGTGCTGGCGTTCATGGCGGTGAGGTCGTCGCCCAAGGCACGCCAAAACAAATCATGAAGTCGAAAAAGAGCCTGACGGGTAAATATTTAAGCGGGGAGCTATCGATCGCCGTTCCGTCCGAACGCCGTAAAGGCCATATGGCTGGCAAAAAACGAAAAGAAATCGTGGTTAAGGGCGCAACGGGTAATAACCTTAAAAATGTTACCGCGAAATTCCCGCTTGGCGTCATGACTTGTATCACGGGGGTTTCCGGTTCCGGTAAATCGACGCTTACCATTGATACATTATATAAGGCGGTCGCGCGGAAAATTAACCGCAGCCGCGTTGTCCCTGGAAAACATGAGGACATCACTGGGTTAGAGTTTATCGATAAAATCGTTGAAATCGATCAATCCCCCATTGGCCGCACACCGCGTTCAAACCCGGCCACATACACGGGCGCCTTTACCCCGATCCGTGACTGGTTCGCCGGACTGCCAGAGGCAAAGTCACGCGGTTATAAACCGGGCCGTTTTTCCTTTAACGTTAAAGGCGGCCGCTGTGAGGCATGCCAAGGCGACGGCGTCATCAAGATCGAAATGCATTTCTTACCTGATGTGTATGTGAAATGCGATGTTTGCGAAGGCAAACGATATAACCGTGAAACGCTTGAGATAAAATTTAAAGGGAAATCGATTTCCGATGTCCTTGATATGACCGTGGAAGATGGTCTTGAATTTTTCTCCGCGATCCCGAGCGTGCGTGACAAGATTAAAATGATGCAGAAAGTGGGCCTTGATTATATCAAAATCGGCCAAGCGGCCACCACCCTATCGGGCGGTGAAGCGCAGCGCGTTAAGCTTTCCAAGGAACTATCGAAACGGTCCACGGGACGCACGCTTTATATCCTTGATGAACCGACAACCGGCCTTCATTTTGAAGACATCAAAAAATTGCTAGAGGTCATACAAGCGCTTGTCGACAAGGGCAATACGGTGATCATTATTGAACATAATCTGGATGTGATTAAAACCGCTGATTGGATTCTCGATATCGGCCCAGAAGGGGGCAGTGGTGGCGGCCAAATCATCGCCGAAGGCACGCCAGAAGACGTCGCAAAGGTCAAAAACAGCTATACAGGTCAATATTTGGCAAATATTTTATAA